The Coccidioides posadasii str. Silveira chromosome 5, complete sequence genome has a segment encoding these proteins:
- a CDS encoding uncharacterized protein (antiSMASH:Cluster_5.1~SMCOG1092:hypothetical protein~EggNog:ENOG410PK8Y~COG:P), giving the protein MGSIALPEQYVVSDQYIHQPRQIRIIVVGAGISGIAFAYKVKELENVEYQIYEKNGDVGGTWLESRYPGCSCDIPAHSYTYPWIGNPDWSGVYAGAEEIWKFYRDRAEEYGVYEKTKFNHRVAGLTWNENGGKWMVKIEDLKSGQVIEDSAEVVINCAGVLNKWKWPDIPGLHSFEGKLVHTACYPQDLDLTGKTVAVIGAGSSGIQVVPTIQPIVKSLISFNRSPTWIAPQFAGHLASAGRATKYTEEEKEKFRNDRDYLRKYRQEIDHAINSRFPNFYKGSQEQKISREIVEKGMRERLSKMDPELREKLIPDFDVGCRRVTPGDGYLEALQEPNVEVVRTSIQEINKEGVVTADGKTYPADVIIAATGYDTSYVPPFPLIGRNGVDLGKRWAKTGAEAYFTCAVPDMPNYFMVVGPNTPISNGSLMPAIENQLEFALSFAKKIQREGVKSVVVSQQATTEFNDHKDAVMELLTFSGNCNSWYKGGTSNGRIVGPWAGSLNHFLESIRDPRLQDFEFTYESANRFAYLGRGLSLKDIKKEDLAWYIR; this is encoded by the exons ATGGGGTCAATCGCCCTTCCTGAGCAATATGTCGTCAGCGACCAATACATCCACCAACCGCGTCAGATCCGAATCATCGTTGTTGGTGCTGGAATATCGGGAATAGCCTTCGCTTACAAGGTCAAGGAGCTGGAAAACGTTGAATATCAGATCTACGAGAAGAACGGAGACGTTGGAGGTACTTGGCTGGAGTCCCGATACCCTGGATGTTCATGCGATATCCCGGCGCATTCCTACACCTATCCCTGGATCGGAAATCCGGACTGGTCCGGGGT ATATGCCGGTGCGGAGGAAATCTGGAAATTTTACCGGGACAGAGCCGAAGAGTATGGAGTATACGAGAAGACGAAATTCAACCATAGGGTTGCTGGTTTGACATGGAACGAGAATGGTGGGAAATggatggtgaaaattgaagATCTAAAGAGTGGACAGGTGATAGAAGACTCAGCGGAGGTTGTCATCAATTGCGCTGGAGTGCTGAA CAAGTGGAAGTGGCCCGATATTCCTGGCCTTCACTCATTCGAAGGAAAGCTGGTGCATACAGCCTGCTATCCTCAAGATCTCGATTTGACGGGAAAGACAGTCGCCGTTATTGGCGCAGGTTCATCAGGAATCCAGGTGGTCCCTACAATTCAACCCA TTGTGAAGTCTCTTATCAGCTTCAATAGGTCTCCCACTTGGATTGCACCTCAGTTTGCTGGTCACCTGGCATCAGCTGGACGAGCAACGAAATacacagaagaagaaaaagagaaattcCGTAACGATCGTGACTACCTACGGAAGTACCGACAGGAAATTGACCATGCAATCAATTCCAGATTCCCGAATTTCTACAAAGGCTCGCAAGAGCAGAAGATTTCAAGAGAGATTGTCGAGAAGGGAATGCGGGAAAGACTTTCGAAGATGGATCCAGAACTTCGCGAGAAGCTGATTCCAGACTTTGATGTGGGATGTAGACG TGTCACTCCTGGCGATGGCTACCTGGAAGCACTGCAAGAACCTAATGTCGAAGTTGTCAGAACTTCAATCCAGGAGATCAACAAAGAAGGCGTAGTCACAGCTGATGGGAAGACCTACCCAGCTGATGTTATCATTGCAGCCACGGGCTACGATACGTCCTATGTTCCTCCGTTCCCACTCATCGGAAGGAACGGTGTGGATCTTGGAAAAAGGTGGGCAAAGACGGGCGCAGAGGCCTATTTTACTTGTGCTGTACCAGACATGCCGAACTACTTCA TGGTTGTTGGGCCAAACACGCCAATATCGAACGGTTCGCTTATGCCTGCTATTGAAAATCAACTGGAATTTGCGTTAAGCTTCGCAAAGAAGATCCAAAGAGAAGGAGTGAAGTCAGTAGTGGTTAGCCAACAGGCGACGACGGAGTTCAACGATCACAAGGATGCGGTCATGGAACTGTTAACTTTTTCCGGGAACTGCAATAGTTG GTACAAAGGAGGAACATCAAATGGCAGGATCGTTGGCCCGTGGGCCGGTTCGCTTAATCATTTCTTAGAGAGCATAAGGGACCCTCGCCTGCAGGACTTTGAGTTTACATATGAGAGCGCGAACAGGTTTGCCTATCTCG
- a CDS encoding putative NRPS-like protein biosynthetic cluster (antiSMASH:Cluster_5.1~SMCOG1002:AMP-dependent synthetase and ligase~EggNog:ENOG410QE59~COG:I) → MGEASITDMMPRTVYELIEQLAVNEPDLPLIAYPSDKNTNDFVHYTAQDLNGYSSQVAEHYAKFIHPRRNSSDRTRVVALLAPSTVDYLISTLALSKLGFTVLFLSTRLADADFVGLLNETSCSDVVLDKIFHERISNLRERVSGLQTHIIADWNIYLTPSRNNPIDQELDLNVETNNACWIIHSSGSTGPPKPVPQKHSAILRNAADNFGMTAFITLPLFHTHGISSVIRGFTSRKEVFLYSASLPLTGPRLVETFERHQFEMFSGVPYALKLIAETPQGTELLSRIKLVTFGGSSCPEALGDELVRRGVRLACHYGCTECGQLMTSVRPPDDKDWNYMRISSKAAPFLHFEEQDASGLYELVVLPGWPAKVAQNRSDGSYATKDLFIKHPTKPDRWKLVGRLDDTLVLLNGEKAIPLQMEQLVRMNPYVVDAVVFGSGKPMLGMLVIASENARELETEAFLDIIEKDVAKANTLLPAYARIDRDMIRVLPFGTEYPKTDKGTVIRAAFYARFADIIEQTYDAAAAAADSSKEAREMALSELEEFLRKTFIEVLGLSDQEVGQLQNDTDLFALGVDSLQALRARAQIVKHVATRGRLIGQNVVFEHPSIGALAKYLSSTGSNNNSNEEERRQDGENMKRLVETYSSFASHVPVETPAERTLDGRVIIVTGATGSLGAHVVSQLIKRADIIQVHCLVRASSIDHAHSRVVSSLQQRKLYDSISPFELRKISAQGSSFSEENLGLNEQTYQCMLREVDTVIHLAWAVNFNLGLSSLENQIRGTHNLIKFCLSTHSLKPARFYFASSIAAVINTPGPARIPEKIPDTTCDSIFHNAQFSGYGQSKLVAELICARAAKLGMVCRVFRLGQIIGDTEHGIWNSQEAIPLIIRSAITIGALPELNEQLSWLPVDTAASVILDLTFPQDRDVDMDPSALLHIIHPTTVDWSRDLLPALHAAGLEFEQLPPSEWVKRLRANPDPVANPPIKLIGFFEAKYGSDNKEIEQLYFCTDLASYLSPTLHSARPLSHSLVATMVRHWRTECWNDTNSDLRG, encoded by the exons ATGGGTGAAGCTTCTATCACAGACATGATGCCTCGCACAGTGTACGAGCTCATAGAGCAACTCGCGGTCAACGAGCCAGACCTCCCCCTCATCGCCTACCCTAGCGACAAGAACACCAATGACTTTGTGCACTACACGGCACAAGATCTAAATGGCTATTCTTCCCAAGTCGCAGAGCACTATGCCAAGTTTATTCACCCCAGGAGAAATTCTTCAGATCGGACAAGGGTAGTGGCGCTTCTCGCTCCGTCAACAGTCGACTATCTGATCTCAACGTTGGCGTTGAGCAAGCTGGGATTCAccgttctttttctttctacAAGGCTCGCAGATGCGGACTTTGTCGGTCTACTCAACGAGACCAGTTGCTCAGATGTGGTATTGGATAAAATCTTCCACGAACGGATCTCGAATCTTAGGGAGCGAGTGTCGGGCCTGCAGACACACATCATTGCCGACTGGAATATATACCTTACACCTAGTCGAAATAACCCAATAGACCAGGAGCTTGACCTCAATGTTGAAACGAACAATGCGTGCTGGATCATTCACTCGAGCGGCTCCACAGGTCCTCCTAAGCCTGTGCCGCAAAAACATTCGGCTATACTTCGCAACGCTGCCGATAATTTTGGAATGACCGCCTTCATAACTTTGCCGCTCTTCCATACCCATGGTATCAGCAGCGTCATTCGAGGGTTCACTTCCAGAAAAGAAGTATTCTTATACAGCGCCTCCTTACCATTGACCGGACCGCGACTTGTAGAGACATTTGAAAGACATCAGTTTGAGATGTTTTCTGGGGTACCTTATGCCTTGAAATTGATTGCAGAAACTCCACAAGGCACAGAATTGTTGAGTCGAATAAAGCTGGTCACTTTTGGTGGCTCATCATGTCCAGAAGCTCTGGGGGACGAATTGGTCCGCAGGGGAGTTAGGCTAGCTTGCCATTATGGATG TACAGAATGCGGCCAGTTGATGACATCTGTACGCCCACCTGACGATAAGGATTGGAATTACATGCGCATATCTTCCAAAGCTGCACCTTTCCTTCACTTTGAGGAGCAAGATGCCAGTGGACTATATGAGCTTGTCGTACTGCCCGGATGGCCTGCCAAGGTAGCTCAAAACCGGTCTGATGGTTCATATGCCACCAAAGACTTGTTTATAAAACACCCGACGAAGCCGGACCGTTGGAAACTCGTAGGAAGGTTGGACGACACCCTTGTGTTGCTAAATGGCGAAAAGGCAATACCACTCCAGATGGAACAATTGGTCCGAATGAACCCATATGTTGTCGATGCGGTGGTGTTCGGCTCGGGAAAGCCGATGCTCGGTATGCTCGTCATCGCATCTGAGAATGCTCGTGAACTTGAAACAGAAGCCTTCCTGGATATAATTGAAAAAGATGTAGCAAAGGCCAACACCCTCCTCCCTGCGTATGCCCGCATCGACAGAGATATGATTCGTGTGCTCCCTTTTGGCACGGAATATCCCAAAACAGACAAGGGGACTGTGATCCGAGCGGCATTCTATGCTCGATTCGCAGACATCATAGAGCAAACCTAcgatgctgctgctgctgcggcgGATTCCTCCAAGGAGGCCCGAGAAATGGCCCTCTCAGAACTCGAGGAGTTTCTGCGCAAGACCTTCATTGAAGTACTTGGCCTTAGTGACCAGGAGGTCGGCCAGCTTCAAAATGACACAGATCTTTTCGCGCTGGGCGTTGATTCCTTACAAGCCCTGCGTGCGAGGGCGCAGATTGTCAAGCATGTTGCTACACGTGGCCGTCTTATAGGGCAGAATGTGGTATTTGAACATCCCAGTATCGGTGCATTAGCAAAATATTTGTCATCAACGGGCTCGAATAATAATTCTAACGAGGAAGAGAGACGACAGGACGGTGAAAATATGAAAAGATTGGTTGAGACGTATAGTAGCTTCGCGTCACATGTGCCTGTCGAGACACCCGCCGAAAGGACGTTAGATGGCCGTGTTATCATAGTCACTGGTGCAACTGGATCACTAGGAGCTCATGTCGTTTCGCAATTGATCAAACGTGCAGATATAATTCAGGTTCATTGCCTTGTTCGAGCATCGTCGATCGATCACGCTCATTCACGGGTGGTCAGCTCATTACAGCAGCGGAAGCTATACGATTCTATTTCACCTTTTGAACTGAGGAAGATTTCTGCTCAAGGATCGAGTTTTAGCGAAGAGAACCTTGGACTGAACGAGCAGACGTATCAGTGTATGTTACGGGAAGTGGACACAGTTATCCACCTTGCCTGGGCTGTAAATTTTAATCTTGGTCTGTCAAGTCTCGAAAATCAGATACGCG GCACCCACAACCTCATCAAGTTTTGCCTGTCGACGCACTCCTTGAAGCCAGCAAGGTTTTATTTTGCGTCCTCGATCGCGGCTGTCATTAACACCCCCGGACCGGCAAGGATCCCGGAAAAAATCCCAGATACAACTTGTGACAGTATATTCCACAATGCCCAATTTTCTGGGTACGGACAATCAAAGCTCGTAGCAGAGCTTATCTGTGCTCGGGCGGCAAAGCTCGGTATGGTTTGCAGAGTTTTCCGCCTAGGACAGATCATAGGGGACACCGAGCATGGTATCTGGAACTCCCAAGAGGCGATTCCTCTAATTATACGAAGCGCCATCACAATCGGCGCTCTGCCCGAACTTAACGAGCAACTGAGCTGGCTACCGGTTGATACCGCGGCCAGTGTCATTTTAGACTTAACTTTCCCGCAGGACAGAGACGTAGATATGGATCCAAGTGCGCTGCTTCACATAATCCATCCCACAACTGTCGACTGGAGCCGCGATCTCCTTCCTGCCCTCCATGCGGCAGGGCTGGAGTTTGAACAGCTCCCTCCGAGTGAATGGGTAAAGAGACTACGGGCAAATCCGGACCCTGTAGCTAACCCTCCGATAAAGCTAATCGGCTTCTTTGAGGCCAAGTACGGTAGCGATAATAAGGAGATTGAGCAGTTATACTTCTGCACGGATCTTGCAAGCTACCTATCTCCAACGCTGCATTCCGCAAGGCCGCTCTCACACTCACTTGTGGCAACGATGGTTAGGCATTGGCGGACAGAGTGTTGGAATGATACCAACAGCGACTTAAGAGGATGA
- a CDS encoding uncharacterized protein (antiSMASH:Cluster_5.1~EggNog:ENOG410PUP9~COG:Q) produces the protein MVQWDSLIRFRATNGNEYWASIALEETPAAGLTVQGFSSIQALESDGQSTNVTVEKLLAPVPVTGINIICVGLNYRNHANEASLPIPTCPPIWYKPPPALADPDSEIPVPPQAQKSFPDFEGELTIVLRNTIKSISASEATSHILGYTIGNDLTARFFQRACGGQYTHAKGFDNFAPLGPRLVHPSVFSPSDASRRITTRVNGRVVQDSPFDFIFPVDELVSFLSEGTTIPAGTAIMTGTPAGVGWFQDPKCPLQHGDAVEVEVQPIGVLRNTIAF, from the exons ATGGTTCAATGGGACAGTCTGATTCGCTTTCGAGCGACTAATGGCAACGAATATTGGGCGTCAATTGCTCTAGAAGAGACACCAGCGGCTGGTCTAACAGTGCAGGGGTTTTCGAGCATACAAGCATTGGAATCTGACGGCCAGAGTACAAATGTCACAGTGGAAAAG CTCCTCGCCCCTGTCCCTGTTACGGGAATCAACATCATCTGTGTCGGCTTGAACTATAGAAATCACGCCAATGAGGCATCG CTTCCCATCCCAACATGTCCACCAATATGGTACAAACCTCCTCCCGCCCTCGCAGACCCGGATAGCGAGATTCCAGTTCCACCCCAAGCCCAAAAGTCATTTCCAGACTTCGAG GGCGAGCTTACCATCGTCCTTCGCAACACTATCAAATCCATCTCCGCCTCCGAGGCAACATCCCACATACTAGGCTACACCATCGGCAACGATCTCACTGCCCGTTTCTTCCAGCGTGCTTGCGGCGGACAGTACACGCACGCCAAGGGCTTCGACAACTTCGCCCCTCTCGGTCCGCGCCTGGTGCACCCATCGGTCTTCTCGCCCTCAGATGCCAGCCGGCGGATCACGACGCGAGTAAACGGGCGCGTGGTTCAAGATAGCCCGTTTGATTTCATCTTCCCTGTGGATGAGCTGGTGAGCTTTTTGTCCGAAGGCACCACGATTCCTGCGGGTACTGCGATCATGACGGGGACACCGGCTGGCGTGGGTTGGTTCCAAGATCCAAAGTGTCCGCTACAGCACGGGGATGCGGTGGAGGTCGAGGTGCAGCCGATTGGGGTGCTGAGGAATACGATTGCTTTTTGA
- a CDS encoding uncharacterized protein (antiSMASH:Cluster_5.1~EggNog:ENOG410PUDH~COG:S): protein MSKITPGRIPLPIVNNPEKIQLNRLSHVYHLHPDLDKFEAFAKDFGFVEASRDRDTVYYRGYGRDMCAYVANKSHDGERHFNGAAFIAETKEDFIKASKLDGATPIAPYTGPGGGEIVTIQSPSETKIHVLWGVEERPAPKQAATATEVHKGAYNTALQKFRKGEFQRFKLGPAMIHKLGHVGYITSMFDEDVAFYTQNFNFVPSDVLWEEINGQEIDALTFMHLDRGKEYTDHHTLFLSRAPPEFQGKHRMHHCSFEVEDFDTQLLGHEYLLSKKWTPIWGVGRHILGSQIFDYWKDPSGFAIEHYADGDLVNVDNKTGREKSEGAASMYIWGPVRPEAGVA, encoded by the exons ATGTCGAAAATAACCCCTGGGCGCATCCCACTCCCTATAGTAAACAACCCAGAGAAGATACAGCTCAACCGCCTCAGTCATGTTTACCACTTGCACCCTGACCTCGACAAATTCGAAGCTTTCGCAAAGGATTTCGGATTCGTCGAGGCTTCGCGCGACAGAGATACTGTCTACTACCGTGGCTACGGCAGAGATATGTGCGCGTACGTCGCGAACAAAAGCCACGATGGAGAACGGCACTTTAACGGTGCTGCGTTCATCGCGGAGACGAAGGAGGACTTTATCAAGGCGTCGAAATTAGACGGGGCAACTCCTATCGCCCCTTACACCGGCCCTGGCGGTGGAGAGATCGTCACGATCCAGTCGCCATCAGAGACGAAGATTCATGTGCTTTGGGGAGTGGAGGAGCGTCCGGCGCCGAAGCAGGCGGCGACCGCGACGGAGGTGCACAAAGGCGCTTATAATACCGCGCTGCAGAAGTTCAGAAAGG GCGAATTCCAACGCTTCAAACTTGGTCCCGCCATGATCCATAAACTCGGGCATGTCGGCTATATAACTTCCATGTTCGACGAAGATGTCGCATTCTACACTCAAAATTTCAACTTTGTTCCCTCGGACGTTCTCTGGGAGGAGATCAACGGCCAGGAAATCGACGCCTTGACGTTCATGCACCTGGACCGTGGCAAGGAGTACACGGACCACCAcactctcttcctctcccgCGCGCCACCGGAATTCCAAGGCAAGCATAGGATGCACCACTGCTCGTTTGAAGTGGAAGACTTTGATACGCAGTTGCTAGGCCATGAGTACCTGTTGAGCAAGAAGTGGACGCCGATTTGGGGTGTTGGGCGACACATTTTGGGTTCTCAGATTTTTGATTATTGGAAGGATCCGAGTGGTTTTGCGATTGAGCATTATGCTGACGGTGATCTTGTGAATGTGGATAACAAGACGGGGCGGGAGAAGAGTGAAGGGGCTGCATCGATGTACATTTGGGGACCTGTAAGACCAGAGGCCGGCGTTGCGTAA
- a CDS encoding uncharacterized protein (antiSMASH:Cluster_5.1~SMCOG1050:monooxygenase FAD-binding~EggNog:ENOG410PWE3~COG:C,H) — MSIDIEETTVLIVGAGPSGLALGALLGRMNIKVVILEKEVEVCEDPRGIVVNGDAVRISYQIGIGEGLTKRIGKDIGVLNFHRGNFRQPTFMTFDITVDWAEQAVSNNLTQFQPNYEREIRNLITQFPTCEIRTGCEAIAREENGDHTILEYVTQDGTKRYIRTSWLVGADGKRGVVRKKFLEPEGIRQEDGFYTYVGTWVAANLHITTPTPKSHPQFPLWQLGYTPQQVHDAFWPSGFHSKRPAVSGRFGPPNSGFWRHEFSVEPEDNLKDVEGDFWKQFGSWMIIPGSKFSWKLRKTLVEFPRDCIKIVRCRPFTFATKVVNRWYCRKTMLIGDAAHVFPPFGGQGIAAGIRDAQALSWRLALMTNLGVSVQIRERILTGWSQERRHAWNAATLATKLNGGIVNQRSLLGGLVYRMWMRFLWWFPGIARLRTRRAFRDKLVYSSKTCPDGFFLEKAGGGRKVAQIWVRRQGEKPALSDGVFLRSLPHFGLLVIVRSLADANPKEIEEAIRAADLPEEILTSKDVTFFCLNVQAGNSLSKLGAEQQTYYPCRTQELLEEGITPIKGYRETAVQDRYAKSARYVLIRPDFFVHSVAANAGELAANLREVKGYFS, encoded by the exons ATGAGCATCGACATAGAAGAAACAACGGTCCTCATTGTAGGCGCAGGACCAAGCGGTCTAGCCCTCGGGGCCTTGCTTGGCCGCATGAACATCAAG GTGGTTATCCTGGAGAAAGAGGTCGAGGTCTGCGAAGATCCTCGTGGTATCGTGGTCAATGGCGACGCAGTTCGCATTTCGTATCAAATTGGTATTGGGGAGGGATTGACGAAGAGAATTGGAAAAG ATATTGGTGTGCTTAATTTTCACCGAGGAAACTTTAGGCAACCAACATTTATGACATTCGACATTACTGTCGACTGGGCCGAACAAGCAGTTTCAAATAACCTCACTCAGTTTCAGCCGAACTATGAGCGAGAGATCCGAAACCTTATCACACAATTCCCTACCTGCGAGATCCGAACGGGATGCGAGGCCATAGCCCGAGAGGAGAATGGTGACCACACAATTCTTGAGTACGTTACGCAAGACGGGACGAAGCGATATATCCGTACATCATGGCTTGTCGGTGCGGACGGGAAGCGTGGTGTTGTACGGAAGAAGTTCCTGGAACCAGAAGGTATCAGGCAAGAGGATGGCTTCTATACTTATGTTGGAACATGGGTTGCTGCCAATCTGCACATCACGACACCGACGCCGAAATCGCATCCGCAGTTTCCGCTTTGGCAGCTGGGGTACACCCCACAGCAGGTACATGATGCCTTTTGGCCAAGCGGATTCCA TTCGAAAAGACCTGCCGTCAGCGGGAGATTTGGGCCACCAAACTCAGGATTCTGGAG GCACGAATTTTCGGTCGAGCCAGAAGACAACCTTAAAGATGTTGAAGGGGATTTCTGGAAGCAATTCGGATCTTGGATGATCATTCCCGGGTCAAAGTTTTCGTGGAAGCTGCGGAAAACTCTCGTCGAGTTCCCGAGAGACTGCATCAAGATCGTGCGGTGCAGACCATTCAC GTTTGCAACAAAAGTAGTTAATCGATGGTACTGCCGCAAGACGATGCTAATCGGCGATGCCGCCCACGTCTTCCCACCTTTTGGCGGCCAGGGCATCGCGGCAGGCATTCGTGACGCACAAGCACTCAGCTGGAGACTGGCCCTGATGACTAACCTAGGGGTCTCAGTTCAGATCCGAGAGAGAATCCTGACGGGATGGAGCCAGGAGCGCCGTCACGCGTGGAACGCAGCAACGCTAGCAACCAAACTGAACGGCGGCATTGTGAACCAGCGGTCTCTGCTCGGCGGACTGGTTTATCGAATGTGGATGCGTTTCCTGTGGTGGTTCCCCGGCATCGCGCGGCTCAGAACGCGCCGTGCATTCCGAGACAAGCTCGTTTACAGCTCCAAAACGTGCCCTGACGGTTTCTTCCTGGAGAAGGCAGGCGGTGGACGGAAAGTCGCACAGATCTGGGTGCGCAGACAGGGCGAAAAGCCAGCGCTGTCTGACGGTGTGTTCCTCCGTAGCCTACCGCACTTTGGCCTCCTGGTCATCGTCAGAAGTTTGGCAGATGCGAACCCTAAGGAGATCGAAGAGGCCATCAGAGCAGCGGATCTACCAGAGGAGATCCTCACTTCCAAGGACGTGACGTTCTTCTGTCTGAATGTCCAGGCTGGGAACTCATTGAGCAAACTCGGGGCAGAACAACAGACGTACTATCCGTGCCGGACACAGGAGTTGTTGGAGGAAGGCATCACTCCCATCAAGGGATACCGTGAGACAGCAGTGCAGGATCGCTATGCTAAGTCGGCCAGGTATGTCCTCATACGGCCTGATTTTTTCGTTCACTCTGTGGCAGCAAATGCCGGGGAGCTGGCAGCAAATCTTCGGGAGGTCAAGGGGTATTTTTCTTAG